In Rutidosis leptorrhynchoides isolate AG116_Rl617_1_P2 chromosome 2, CSIRO_AGI_Rlap_v1, whole genome shotgun sequence, one genomic interval encodes:
- the LOC139892779 gene encoding outer envelope pore protein 21B, chloroplastic-like yields the protein METSLRYAGDSTALRVNTTTGNKKQPTVRYVGDASALKIHAKQRFHFDSDTQLQLTGELDTRIGAPTFFSALLRYFPPELSAKIGAGLQYDRREKLHYTVSGKKLFPLTPDGKVNFAVKGRCNVDKEFKQPTPSGAAELVWKIIDFQKDQDLRLKVGYEITDKIPYVQVSENNWTFTAEATGKWNVKYYL from the exons ATGGAGACTTCACTCCGATACGCCGGAGATTCCACCGCCCTGAGGGTCAATACCACCACTGGTAACAAGAAACAACCTACTGTTCGTTACGTCGGTGATGCCAGCGCCCTCAAAATTCACGCTAAACAACGCTTCCATTTCGATTCCGACACTCAACTTCAA CTGACTGGAGAACTTGATACGAGGATTGGGGCTCCAACTTTTTTCAGTGCACTGCTGAGATACTTTCCTCCTGAA CTTTCAGCAAAGATTGGAGCTGGGTTACAATATGATAGACGTGAAAAGCTTCATTATACCGTGAGCGGGAAAAAGTTATTTCCACTTACACCAGATGGCAAAGTCAATTTCGCTGTTAAGGGACGTTGTAATGTTGACAAGGAATTTAAACAG CCGACACCAAGTGGAGCAGCTGAGTTGGTTTGGAAGATTATTGATTTTCAGAAAGACCAAGACTTAAGACTGAAAGTTGGTTATGAAATCACTGATAAG ATTCCATATGTACAGGTGAGTGAAAATAATTGGACATTTACTGCAGAAGCTACTGGCAAATGGAATGTGAAATATTACCTATGA